gttgcccaggctggccttcagcttgtgatcctcctgcctcagtctcccaaattgctgggattacaggcatgtaccactcaGTTTTGCCTTTCTAAACCTGGGAttattgaacccaaggtcttcatatcaaaatctctaaGCCCAAATATATCATACACTCCCTAAGCCTAATCTGTTCCacaaatcccccccccaaaaaaatgagcACTGTATTTTTACCTGAAACTTGTTCTGAATTCAATATTCTGAATTTTCCTAGGCCTAGAGTTCTAAATTCTTAACTCAAGCCCTCAATCTCACATCTAGGGCCCTGAACCCCCAATCTAAATTTCTCACAGcagtgtttgattctcagcagtaTCTGAGTCTCTGAATTCCAACTCTCCATATCTGATACCTAGAACTCCAACTCTCTGATCCTGAGCTAAAACTTTTCTTGGTCAGAGACCAAGGCCCCAAATCAGGACACCATATTCTCTGGCTAGATAACCAAGGCCTGACACCCAGAATTGCCTCAGTACTAGCCTGACTCCCACCCTGCTCCTCTCCAGGCTGGCCGGCTGCTCTGGGAACAGGAACTGTACTCGCAGCTGGTCTACTTCACTCCCACCCCCTTCTTTCACACATTTGCTGGAGATGTAAGTGGCCAACTGATCCTTGGGCATCATTTGGGGTGTGGGGAGAAGATGGGAAAGGTGTGGGGGCCTGAAAGGCTACTGACCCCAAGACATGTGCAGGACTGCCAAGTGGGGCTGAACTTTGCAGACGAGGGTGAGGCCCTGGCCTTCCGGGCCCTGGTCCAGGAGAAGATACAAAAAAGGAGTCAGAGGCAAAGTGGAGGTGAGGAGGTCTTGGGGTAGGACAGAAATTGGGAAGAGGTGATTGCACAGGTGGGGATCTAGAAACACCTTTCTCATGATTCTGACTTCTAATTCACCTGTCTAGCTGCAGACAGACGCCAGCTACCCACACCACCAGCACCAGCTAATGAAGGTGAGTCCTTTAGTGCAAGTAGGGGTAATAAGGGCTATCCCAGGAACCTGTGGCAAGGTTGTGACAGTTCTCAACTCATTCAATCTTTCCAGAGAGAAGAGGAGgtctcccacccctgcccccacatCCGGGTGGAGACCAAGGTGGTAAGTGATGATGATTCTTTTCTGTGTCTCTGGATGGATGGGTGAGTAGGGAGTACATAGATGGAGGAGAGTTGGCTGGGTACATAAATGTATAAAgaggtgagtggatggatggatatatgGATGGATAAGCATATGAATGGTTGTATGGATTGGTGGCAGACAGATGGCTAAGTAGGGGGAGATGGGAGGttgcaatataaataaatgtatggcatgcgtgcaacccgggttcgatcctcagcaccacataccaacaaagatgttgtgtccaccgagaactaaaaaaaaaataaatgttaaaaattctctctctctctctcctctctcactctctcttaaaaaaaaataaatgtatggatATATTAGTTGGGTTGAATCTCTGAATGTATGAATGGTTTTCTTGATCCAGCTACTTCTCCATAGACCCTACTTAGATCTATCACCCTCTCCTTTTATGATCATTTAACATACATTGTGGGGGCCTGGAAGGCTACTGACCCCAAGACATGTGCAGAACTGCCAAGTGGGGCTGAACAGTCTTCCCATTTCTTGTCCCTATGCTTTGGCTGGTAGGTAAGTTGGTCAACGGTCCATTTACCCTATTTTTCCACACAGGTCCACCAGCTGGCCCACTGTCTCTGGGACTGGTAACAGTGGACATCCAGAACCCTGATATCACAAATTCACGCTATCGTGGACTCCCAgcacctggccctggcccagctGATAAGAAACGCTCAGGGAAGAAGAAGATAAGCAAGGCTGATATTGGTGCACCCAGTGGATTCAAGTGAGATCCTCTGTCACAGGGGCCCACAGATCCCTGGGTGTGGAGAGCATATAAATAGATGGACAGCTGAGAGGATGGTAGGATGGGCTGGGTATGTGAAGggacagatgaaagaaagaaagaaagaaaaagaaagaaaaagaaagaaagaaagaaagaaagaaagaaagaaagaaagaaagaaagaaagaaaggaaggaaggaaggaaggaggaaagcagagagggagggagggagagagggatgaTTAGATGGATAAGTAGAAGGGTTGATGTGaaatgggtaaatggatggatggatagatgagtATATAGACAGATTGATATGTAGGCTGACTGGTTCACAGACAAGATGGATGCAGATCAGTAGGCAGACAGATATATAGACAAATGGACAGTTCAATGGATAAGTGAATAGAAGTAAATGGTTGAATGGGTAGAAAAATGACTATTTGGGAGAAAATATAGGCACATGTTTAGGTGGACAGTATATGTGAAAACAGGTTGGTGGACAAAtgggtaaataaatatttgagcagATGGATGGGGGGACAGATATATGAACAGGTCAGTAGCCTGATGAATGTGAATGAATAGGTGGATATGTAAATGGTAGATGGATGGTAGAAAGAGGGATAGATGGACAAACTGGCACCACAAACTATGTACACTTTAATTCCCTAACTCCTGCTCATACTCATTTAGACTCATTTACTCATTCTGGCCCCTCCACATCCCTCTGGGAAGGAGAGGGCAAGAGGGCTTCACATCTAGGAAGGTAGGGCAGCAGGGCTTCACTGGAATCTTCTCACCTCCTCTAGACATGTCAGCCATGTGGGCTGGGACCCCCAGAATGGATTCGACGTGAGTAATTCCAAAGTCCCCTGCTCCACACTCAGTTTCCACCTACCCTTCCAGGGACCACTGCTCAGACCCCACCCCTAGagcctgccctgccctctccACGTCCCTCTTGGATCCCTCCTTTGGATGGACCCAATGCTAATCTGTGCTCTATTCCTCCTCACCTTCTTCATCCACCCGGCTCCGGCCTTTTTCCATCTGGGCAGGTGAACAACCTAGATCCAGATCTACGGAGCCTGTTCTCCAAGGCAGGAATCAGCGAGGCCCAGCTCACTGATGCAGAGACCTCCAAACTTATTTATGACTTCATTGAGGACCAGGGTGGGCTGGAGGCTGTGCGGCAGGAGATGAGACGTCAGGGTGAGCCCTGTTTATCTATACATCCCTTCTTCTCCAGCCTTGACAGTTGATACCTCTGAAATACACTGAAGTTACTCCATTATGATGGAAATCTCTATGCTGCATGAATGGGGAGTTGATCTCTTCAggtacccattttacagatgagcaaaactgaagttcagaagaaaatgataataatcaCAGTTATGGGTTATTTTCTGCCCACAGAACCGCTTCTACCACCCCCGCCGCCATGCCGTGGAGGGAATCAGCCCCAGCGGCCCCCTATGGTGGGGGGTAACAAGGGTCGATCTGGTCCACTGCCCCCTGTACCTTTGGGGagtgccccacccccaccaaccCCCCGAGGACCCCTACCCCCAGGCCGAGGGGGCCCTCCgccaccacctcctccagtcactgGACGTTCTGGACCaccaccccctcctccccctggaaTTGGGGGGCCTCCTgtgccacctccaccaccaccaccaccaccaccaccacccagctCTGGGGTTGGGTCAGTCACTCCCCCAACTCCTCCTACTCTGGTGCCTGGTGGGGGGCTGTCCCCTGGTGGGGGTCGAGGGGCACTTTTGGATCAAATCCGGCAAGGAATTCAGCTGAACAAGGTGAGGACTGGCAAGATGGAGAATTGGGGGTCTGGAATCCAGGTGTTCTGGGCAAGTTAGGATGTTAGGGGACCAAGGCTGAGACTGACTGTGGTGCCAAGCTTTTGGGTTTGTGTAATAGGATTGGAAGGTTGGAAGGGATCCTTGAAGGGGATTGGAATGTGTGGGAGAAGAAGTAATGAAGAGAGGGCCAGGGAAAATGCTTATCTCACAGGTCTAAGCTCTCTATGCCAACTTTGCTTGCTGCAGACCCCTGGGGCCATAGAGAGCTCAGCACTGCAGCCACCACCTCAGAGCTCAGAGGGGCTCGTGGGTGCCTTGATGCATGTGatgcagaagagaagcagagcTATTCACTCTTCAGGTGAGCCTATCCTGCCAGGCCCATGAACCTGGTTCCCAGGGCTAGCATTGGCTGAAAATTCCAGCAGCCACTATCAATAGTGACACTAGGGGTTGGGGGAATAGTTCAGTGGGGGAATAgttcagagtgcttgcctagcatgcatgagtccctgggtCCCATTCCCAgcactataaagaaaaaaaaatatatatatatatattattacttgTCCTATTAATTACAGTATTCACATGGATCTCCTTTTTGACAATGTTAACATTAAGTCATTATGTGACTATAATATAATTAAGTCTATATTTGACAGTAATAATTGCATTAATGCCAGGGTATATCCACAATATTAGCATTAACCCCATATATCCAGTACTATTAACATTATACCACTGTGTAATGATAATGATATAAAGAACCCCATCTTTTTTTTCAACtctggaatcaaacccagggactcatggatgctagggaagcactctaccactgagctatatccccagcctaagaACCTTGTCTTTGAAAATAAtactgatggggctggggatatagcttagttggtaaagtgcttgcctcacatgcataaggccctgggttcaatccctagcactaccaaaaaagaaaaaaaaaaagaaagaaaataatactgaTGTTAACTTCATATATCAATAGATTTACATTAATTCACTatgttataataatatttaactagcccagtttttataataatattaacataagTTTCCTAATGAGCCAACAGAGTCAACAATATTGTCATTAACCCATCATATGAAGGTAATATCAATCTCTCCTTATTATGTGGCAATAATATAATGAACTCTGACTTTGAcaataatattaacattaatcCCAGAAAGTGTCCACACAATGAATGtgagggctagagatatagctcagttggtagagtgattgcctcgcatgcacaaggccctgggttcaatcccccccacacacacaagatGAATGTGAGTCCATTACGTGACTAGTATAACAAATCTCATTTTTCACAATGATATTATCATGAACCCCATTATGGGTCAACAATATTAGCAGTAACCTTGTgccatgaaataataataaatttaataataaatccCATCTTTGCTAATAATGTTTAAGTTTGTCCCCTTAAGTTACAGggaaggctggggatgaagctcagaggtggagcacttgcttagtatgcagCTATATAgaggctctgggctcaattcccagtgaCAGAGGGATTGCCATTAACCTTTTGTGTGACAATAATATTCTGACTAACCACATTTTTTACAATACTATATTGACTTCAACTCTAACTAGAACCCAGACCCCAGCTGTAATCCCTATCTTGCCCCAACTCTCCCTCTAGCAGGAGATTTCAGTTCCTCAGAGATGTCCTCACCTCCTAGGCCCTAGGAACCCCCTAACCCTGCCAGGGCTTTTGAATCCTCCCATCCTTTTGGAGTCCCACTTCACATCTTTCTCTCTGTCCAGACGAAGGAGAGGACCAGGCCGGGGATGAATTTGAAGATGACGAATGGGATGACTGAATTGCCCTCAGAATTTCTGCAACCCAGTGGCTCTCCCATTCTACCTGCTCTGTGCCCACCCCCAGGTCCCTCCACAGTCAGCTTCCTGTCTCCAATGCTGTCATCCTTGTCTGGGCCCCACACTTGCCCAAGAGACACCTGGgccctttttatatataatttctcacttttcttcactcaaggtttttaaaacaaaaataaaataaatgtctctttGTCTTGCTAAACCTCAGTTTGTTTACATTCCAAATGTGAAAATTGGTGTCCTCCTCACCATgtccagtttcttcatttatcccactttatttatttagcctAACATGTATATATTcgtattaattcattcattctgttaTGCCCTCAGTCATTTAGcctgtatttctttttactttacttttatttttaaattttcttttcttttttgagagggagtcttgctatgttgccaaggctggtctcaaaaaatgggctcaagtgatcctcttgtcccagctccagagcagctgggatacTTGGACTAAGCCCAAACTCCTGGTTTTAGCctatattttattgtttccttctacccttctgtctttccacaaatatttactgccaggtactattttttttttgtattttatttagagataggatctcactgagttacttagggcttcgctaagttgctgaggctggctttgaactcacgatcctcctgccttagcctcccgagctgctgggattataggtgtgtgctaccctGCCCAGCCTGCCAGGTACTATTTTAGGGGCTAGAATGGAATGGATAAATtagggggaggaggaaaagaacaggaaattaaatcaaaattaaatatagttaCAGGTCATGGTAACTATTATAAAGTACTGAGGAAGAGGTAAAGAGGAAACAACATTCCAATGGAGCAATGAAGgaaagcaacttagggaggtgaCAGTTGTGTTAGACCTAAACAGAGAGAAGGGTAGGTTGGGTAAATATTTTTGGGAAAAGCATTCCAGGTCCAGGGGAACAGCCAGAGCAAAGACCCAAGATGAGAAAAAACTTGGCATGAAGATAGGTGTGGTGAATCAATGTGagtcatttattcattatatttaattatattttctttctttcttcttttttttggggggggcagtaaagggaattgaacccaagggtgctttacccatgagctaaaaccccagtcctttatcttttgagacacagcctctctaagttgctgagggtctcactaagttgttaattattttttccatctaCACAATATGAGATCAAGATCAAGAGCATATTTGATGATCAGATTTCCCCACTCTCTATACATACAACTTATATACCAGGATCCTGAGGAACAGGATCcccttctcaattttaaaattcaactctACCCAGTTCCCAGTACAAACCAAGAACTGGACAATTGCAATGGAAGAGGCAAAGACTTAATAACCAGACAGATCTGCTCTGAGACCCAGGCAAGACACCCcattcagcctcagtttccttatctatgaaTGGTAATAACATTATATGACAGATTTCCCACTGAGtcagccctcctcctccaccaagactttttttttcagaaaaaaatggagtaaTATACAACTGTCTCTGGTATTTAAGGTGATTTCCAAGGGAATAACTGGAAACTTGTGCATTAAAGCCTAGAATTGAGATTCCTACTCCTAATTTCTGAAATCTGATGGATTCGAGATCATAGATATGCtacctgaggaggaggaggggagagggaagaaaaataaagactgagcagggtgtgatggcacatgtctgtaattccagtggctcaggaggctgaggcaggaggatcttgaattcaaagccagcctcagcaaaagtgaggtgctaagcaacttagtgagaccctgactctaaataaaatacaaaatagggctcaggatgtgactcagtggtcaaatgcccttgggttcaatccccagtactgaaaaaaaaaaaaaaaaagaagaagaagaaagaaaaaaaagaaagactgaggaaattaaggcccagagaggtcaagGAACTCGTTCACAgtcagttatttttcatttcttttctttttcttgcagtgATTGGGATCCTACCAAGGCCTTGCActtgagcactctatcactgagttatacttTCATCCCCTCATAATCAATTATTTGACCCCCCAATCTGTGAGATGGAGTCCATAGAGGACAGGCTTCCTCAGTCTACAAGATCAGTAGAATAATTTCTGAATCATTAAGGTGGGGTAGGGGTGGAATGGGGAGGTAGGGAGGAAATCAAAACTAATAAGGGGAtggagcagcaggaggagagggTAGCTACTAACTTTGCCCCTTAGGAATTCCTGGTAGAAGGGAGAACCCCCTAGAGCTAGAGAAGGAGGGAGTCTCAGGTTTCCATGAATTCTTACATGAGCCTTCATCCCCTAATCCACTTCCTACCCTGGCCAGGTCTCATGTCTGGGGTGGTAGGCACTGAGTCTAGGAAGGGCCTGTCAACATCATCTATTCCCCCTTCCAGTTTCCCAGAGAAACCCTGGAAATCTGGCATTCTGGAACCCCTTCTTCCTCAGGCTTTGTCCTGGAAAAGACCTTCCAACAAACAACCTCTCAATGCCTTTGAACACTGGCTACAGCAGGCACAGACTTGGGGTAAAAGAATTGACTAAGGGcatggggatgcagttcagtggtagaacacttacctaaccgcccccacccccaacaaacacacacaaaatatcaTCTGAGCAAATTGCCTGACCTCTTTGGTGCTATTTCCTCACTCtttaaatgaagacaaaaaagcTTACTTCCCGGGCTGCAGAGAGAATCAAAGTAAATGATGTCTGCAAAGTGCCTGGCTCCTTGTAGCCACCTATAAATGGTAGCTgttattatcattgttgttttgttattgttagtACTGAATTCACTGATTCTGAATCATCATTGATTGTTCAATGCATCATTATTTTATGTatcaccaagaaagaaaaaaaaagtactgtcaTTTAAATTATGACTCACCAGGACTTGTAAGATGCAGGCTGACTTCAgagatgttaaaaaattaaacattttttgagcCCTCTCTGGTGATAGTTTCATACCCTGTGCTTTGGTTCCCTTGTAGAAACTCATTACATGTGCCCCATGGTCTGTGTACCCTTCTGCATGTATGTTACATTCCAAAATGATGCTTACATTAAAATAGGTCAAACCTATTGCAGCATGAAATGGATAAAACCTTGCCTTGGCCTCAGCATTAAGCAAGGTAGTATACACAATAGGCACTT
This window of the Urocitellus parryii isolate mUroPar1 chromosome X, mUroPar1.hap1, whole genome shotgun sequence genome carries:
- the Was gene encoding actin nucleation-promoting factor WAS, translated to MSGGPMGSRSGGRGGPTAQQNIPSTLLQDHENQRLFEMLGRKCWTLATAVVQLYLALPPGAEHWTMEHCGAVCFVKDNPQKSYFIRLYGLQAGRLLWEQELYSQLVYFTPTPFFHTFAGDDCQVGLNFADEGEALAFRALVQEKIQKRSQRQSGAADRRQLPTPPAPANEERRGGLPPLPPHPGGDQGGPPAGPLSLGLVTVDIQNPDITNSRYRGLPAPGPGPADKKRSGKKKISKADIGAPSGFKHVSHVGWDPQNGFDVNNLDPDLRSLFSKAGISEAQLTDAETSKLIYDFIEDQGGLEAVRQEMRRQEPLLPPPPPCRGGNQPQRPPMVGGNKGRSGPLPPVPLGSAPPPPTPRGPLPPGRGGPPPPPPPVTGRSGPPPPPPPGIGGPPVPPPPPPPPPPPPSSGVGSVTPPTPPTLVPGGGLSPGGGRGALLDQIRQGIQLNKTPGAIESSALQPPPQSSEGLVGALMHVMQKRSRAIHSSDEGEDQAGDEFEDDEWDD